The following proteins come from a genomic window of Lolium rigidum isolate FL_2022 chromosome 5, APGP_CSIRO_Lrig_0.1, whole genome shotgun sequence:
- the LOC124654153 gene encoding beta-glucosidase 31-like: MELTHGDSLRRVLRAVSLILASTVLSEVVSAAATRADFPEGFVFGAGTSAYQVEGAWAEDGKKASVWDTFTHDGYSIDHATGDVAADQYHKYKEDVKLMHDMGLDAYRFSIAWSRLIPDGRGAVNPKGLEYYNNLINELLSYGIQPHATIYHFDLPQALQDEYNGLLSPRIIDDFTAYADVCFSSFGDRVQHWTTVNEPNIEPIGGYDQGYLPPRRCSYPFGFDAVPCTGGNSTTEPYIVAHHLLLAHTSAVSLYRRKYQAEQRGQIGLTLLAYWYESETEKPEDREAAARANDFSIGWFMHPLVYGDYPPVMRRNVGSRLPELTPDESARVRGSFDFVGINQYGAILVEADLSQLKRKLRDYYGDTAAKFVTPPFQSSTRNQLRSREAPWGLSKMLEHLRTKYENPPVVIYENGVGHEPDPSGEFMYEDEFRAHFLQVYIEAALSSMRNGSDVRGYFVWSFLDVFEILFAYRFRFGLYGVDFGDEQRTRYARSSARWYASFLHGGELRPVATSGDRAGFYSE, translated from the exons ATGGAGCTCACCCATGGCGATTCTCTCCGGCGTGTGCTCCGGGCCGTCTCTCTCATTCTTGCCTCCACCGTCTTGTCCGAGGTCGTCTCAGCTGCGGCTACCCGGGCGGACTTTCCGGAGGGGTTCGTCTTCGGCGCCGGCACATCGGCTTACCAG GTTGAAGGCGCGTGGGCAGAGGATGGCAAGAAGGCGAGCGTCTGGGACACATTCACGCACGACG GCTATTCCATCGACCATGCGACTGGAGATGTGGCTGCGGACCAGTATCACAAGTACAAG GAAGATGTGAAACTAATGCATGACATGGGTCTGGACGCCTACAGGTTCTCCATTGCCTGGTCAAGGCTTATTCCAG ATGGGCGAGGAGCTGTGAATCCCAAGGGGTTGGAGTACTACAACAATCTGATCAATGAACTCTTAAGCTATG GTATACAGCCTCACGCAACGATCTATCACTTcgaccttccccaagctcttcaagATGAATACAATGGCTTGCTCAGTCCAAGAATCAT CGACGATTTCACGGCGTACGCAGACGTGTGCTTCAGCAGCTTCGGCGACAGGGTGCAGCACTGGACCACCGTCAACGAGCCAAACATCGAGCCCATCGGCGGGTACGACCAGGGATACCTCCCGCCGCGGCGGTGCTCCTACCCGTTTgggttcgacgccgtcccctgcaCCGGTGGCAATTCCACGACGGAGCCGTACATCGTTGCTCACCACCTTCTGCTCGCCCACACCTCCGCTGTGTCCCTCTACAGACGCAAATACCAG GCTGAGCAAAGAGGGCAGATTGGACTCACATTGCTGGCCTATTGGTACGAGTCGGAGACGGAGAAACCTGAGGATCGAGAAGCAGCTGCAAGGGCAAATGACTTCTCAATTGGATG GTTCATGCATCCTTTGGTGTACGGCGACTATCCACCGGTGatgaggaggaacgtcgggtccAGGCTGCCGGAGTTGACGCCAGATGAGTCGGCAAGGGTGCGCGGCTCATTCGATTTTGTGGGGATCAACCAGTACGGTGCCATCCTCGTTGAGGCGGACCTGAGCCAGCTGAAACGCAAGCTCAGAGATTATTACGGTGACACGGCCGCCAAATTTGTCACAC CACCATTTCAGAGCTCAACAAGGAACCAGCTGAGAAGCCGTGAGGCTCCATGGGGGCTGAGCAAAATGCTGGAGCACCTGCGGACCAAGTACGAGAACCCTCCGGTGGTCATCTACGAAAACG GAGTTGGGCACGAGCCAGACCCTTCAGGCGAGTTCATGTACGAGGACGAGTTCAGGGCGCATTTCCTGCAGGTGTACATCGAAGCGGCGCTGTCTTCCATGAGGAACGGCTCCGACGTGCGCGGCTACTTCGTGTGGTCGTTCCTCGACGTCTTCGAGATTCTGTTCGCCTACAGGTTCCGCTTCGGCCTCTACGGCGTCGACTTCGGGGACGAGCAGCGGACGAGGTATGCCCGGAGCTCTGCGAGGTGGTACGCCAGCTTCCTCCATGGCGGCGAGCTTAGGCCGGTGGCGACTAGCGGAGACAGAGCCGGCTTCTACTCTGAATGA